In one candidate division KSB1 bacterium genomic region, the following are encoded:
- a CDS encoding MBL fold metallo-hydrolase — translation MKKLYFLIFLILLALGASFAVVQQDFSNVEIKTEKVAGNIYMLQGRGGNIGISVGEDGVLMVDDQYAPLSDKIKTAIKDLGGDSPKFILNTHWHGDHTGGNAVFGGEGTLISHTNVLNRLSTPQELFGRTIEPSPKEALPIITFDVSLSLHFNGEEIKAMHYPNGHTDGDAVIYFKGANVVHMGDDFFSGRFPFVDLGSGGSVQGLTANIQKVVDWLPADVKIIPGHGPLSTLDDLKAYHGMLVETSDFVRNQLAEGKNLDEIKSAGLPSKWDAWGTGFIKTDRWIEIIYNSYSKESSSK, via the coding sequence ATGAAAAAATTATATTTTTTAATCTTCTTAATCTTGCTCGCTTTGGGCGCCAGCTTTGCGGTCGTGCAACAAGATTTTTCCAATGTCGAAATTAAAACGGAGAAAGTCGCGGGGAATATTTATATGCTGCAGGGCCGGGGCGGCAACATCGGTATTTCTGTTGGCGAGGACGGCGTTTTAATGGTCGATGATCAATATGCGCCACTGTCGGATAAAATTAAAACCGCGATCAAAGACTTAGGCGGTGACAGCCCAAAATTCATTCTCAACACCCATTGGCATGGCGATCACACGGGTGGGAACGCGGTGTTTGGTGGAGAAGGCACCCTTATCTCCCATACAAATGTGCTTAACCGATTGTCGACCCCACAAGAACTTTTCGGAAGGACAATTGAGCCAAGCCCAAAAGAAGCCTTGCCAATTATCACTTTCGATGTTTCTTTGTCGCTCCATTTTAACGGTGAAGAAATAAAAGCCATGCACTATCCAAATGGACATACCGACGGCGATGCAGTCATTTATTTCAAAGGTGCAAATGTCGTGCACATGGGCGACGATTTTTTCTCGGGCCGGTTTCCATTTGTCGATTTGGGCAGCGGCGGCAGCGTGCAGGGGCTTACCGCAAATATCCAAAAAGTGGTTGATTGGCTTCCGGCGGATGTAAAAATTATTCCGGGACACGGGCCGCTCTCAACCCTCGATGACTTGAAAGCATATCATGGTATGCTGGTCGAAACCTCCGACTTCGTTCGCAACCAATTGGCTGAAGGCAAAAATTTAGATGAAATCAAAAGCGCCGGGTTGCCGTCAAAATGGGATGCTTGGGGAACCGGCTTTATCAAAACCGATAGATGGATCGAAATCATTTACAACAGCTACTCAAAAGAAAGTTCTTCAAAATAG
- a CDS encoding PTS sugar transporter subunit IIA encodes MTLTANKLSKRLNEKPDILFKLLVNREKAGSTAISPGIAIPHIILDGKHTANILLARCNEGINFSEKAPMVNAVFALVGSKDEHNCCAPCQPLPRSFKSIILKKGG; translated from the coding sequence TTGACGTTAACCGCCAATAAGTTGTCCAAAAGATTAAATGAAAAGCCCGATATTCTTTTCAAATTATTAGTCAACAGAGAGAAAGCAGGCAGCACGGCCATAAGTCCTGGTATAGCAATTCCTCATATCATTCTCGACGGCAAACATACTGCCAACATCCTGCTTGCCCGATGCAACGAAGGCATCAATTTTTCAGAGAAGGCGCCGATGGTCAATGCCGTTTTTGCTCTTGTAGGAAGCAAGGATGAGCATAACTGTTGCGCGCCTTGTCAACCATTGCCGAGATCGTTCAAGAGCATCATTTTGAAAAAAGGTGGTTAA